Proteins encoded within one genomic window of Anopheles gambiae chromosome 3, idAnoGambNW_F1_1, whole genome shotgun sequence:
- the LOC1271026 gene encoding eukaryotic translation initiation factor 2-alpha kinase 1, whose amino-acid sequence MVILTMDSEDDEDLDIDWNNIETIKKFDSASSTNLLSIVTRTTAELHSNERSLQTRIATKASAPVSLLVESLLQQLCALLEPDAERSRVLYKTICDRLHAVNLIDETYTMGEFEMMRSQYQKALYHLVSIARGRDLPVVLPDLQEYWPLPAGLEWSRYYREFEELSFIAGGGFGKVYRSRNKLDDIVYAVKKVTIRSTTIKNVLVHLAEVKTLASLNHINIVPYKAAWLEPLMSPGKNSVNSTSTMDEADGSGSSEEEEEDEDGEGTRDISDSLRRPEHDSDEFSILFERSNGEEQQEQESSEEARNQIAEVEETSRSVVSIEESQAHINLKWATLYIQMTLCHLTLREWLDQRNATDNFTQFYSDFLHNRLHNELGIVNSIPRNSFCRQSSQISDTTNTDSVLFDRESPVRRNSEPSKDDSLTDGHVQHLDIVIDVFQQLLNGLNYIHSRGIVHHDIKPSNIFVSLSHHDSKLCIQLGDFGLACPLQSSHVGVGFGTPLYAAPEQLAGQCDPKSDIYSLGIILLELLVPFSTDMERAETIKQVRRGIFPPDLDRDFIALLKSLLQLQPAKRPGMQDLVEAVNRIRINRDRVISELRRSLSLREEEIACLRTQIDEQQRAQHETEEERTLLEQRTTRSLIVKEQELIYMSMEMQNKEIQLRSKDMELRSKDEEIKKLKEMLRSYQEREEKAQHQQQQQDLQDVSKRP is encoded by the exons ATGGTCATCTTGACGATGGATTCCGAGGACGATGAAGATCTGGACATCGATTGGAACAACATTGAAACGATCAAAAAGTTCGACTCAG CAAGCTCCACGAATCTACTGTCCATCGTGACGCGAACCACTGCCGAGCTGCACAGCAATGAGCGTTCGCTGCAGACGCGCATTGCCACGAAAGCGTCCGCGCCGGTCAGCCTGCTGGTGGAGAgcctgctgcagcagctgtgtGCCCTGCTCGAGCCGGATGCGGAGCGGTCGCGCGTTCTCTACAAAACCATCTGCGACCGGTTGCATGCGGTCAATCTGATCGACGAAACGTACACGATGGGCGAGTTCGAGATGATGCGCAGCCAGTACCAGAAGGCACTATACCATCTGGTTAGCATTGCCCGGGGGCGCGACCTGCCCGTTGTGCTGCCGGATTTGCAAGAGTATTGGCCACTGCCGGCGGGGCTGGAGTGGTCCCGGTACTATCGGGAGTTTGAGGAGCTTTCGTTCATTGCCGGCGGAGGGTTCGGCAAGGTTTACCGGTCTCGCAACAAGCTGGACGATATTGTGTACGCGGTGAAGAAGGTTACGATCCGGTCGACCACGATCAAGAACGTGCTGGTACATCTGGCGGAAGTGAAAACGTTGGCGAGCTTGAATCACATCAACATCGTACCGTACAAAGCGGCGTGGCTCGAGCCGTTAATGTCCCCGGGGAAGAACAGCGTTAACAGTACGTCGACAATGGATGAAGCGGATGGATCAGGCTCTtcggaggaagaggaggaggatgaggatgGAGAAGGAACACGTGATATAAGTGACTCGTTGCGCCGACCCGAGCACGATTCGGACGAGTTTAGCATCCTGTTCGAAAGGAGCAACGGTGAGGaacagcaggagcaggagaGCAGCGAAGAGGCACGAAACCAAATAGCGGAAGTTGAGGAAACATCAAGAAGTGTCGTCAGCATTGAAGAGTCCCAGGCACACATTAATCTGAAGTGGGCCACACTGTACATTCAGATGACGCTGTGCCACTTGACACTGCGCGAATGGCTCGATCAGCGCAACGCTACCGACAACTTTACCCAATTCTATTCCGATTTCTTGCACAATCGCTTGCACAACGAGCTGGGCATTGTGAACTCAATCCCGCGGAATTCGTTCTGTCGCCAAAGCTCACAGATTTCCGACACGACCAACACCGACAGTGTGCTGTTCGATAGAGAATCGCCAGTCCGCCGCAATTCGGAACCCTCCAAAGATGACTCGCTAACCGACGGGCACGTGCAGCACCTTGACATCGTGATCGACGTCTTCCAGCAGCTGCTCAACGGGCTCAACTACATTCACTCCCGCGGCATCGTTCACCACGACATAAAACCGAGCAACATTTTCGTAAGCCTTTCGCACCACGACTCCAAGCTGTGCATCCAGCTGGGCGATTTCGGCCTAGCTTGCCCCCTGCAAAGCTCCCACGTTGGCGTTGGCTTTGGTACACCGCTCTACGCCGCACCGGAACAGCTTGCCGGGCAATGCGACCCAAAGTCGGACATCTACTCGCTTGGCATCATACTGCTCGAACTGCTCGTACCGTTCTCCACCGACATGGAGCGGGCGGAAACGATCAAACAGGTACGGCGCGGCATATTTCCACCCGATTTGGATCGTGACTTTATCGCGCTGCTGAAGAGCTTGCTGCAGTTGCAGCCTGCTAAACGGCCCGGCATGCAGGATCTGGTCGAAGCGGTCAATCGGATTCGAATCAATCGCGATCGGGTGATTTCGGAGCTGCGCCGCAGCTTGTCGCTGCGGGAGGAGGAGATCGCCTGTTTGCGCACGCAGATCgacgagcagcagcgtgcTCAGCACGAGACGGAGGAGGAGCGGACGCTGCTGGAGCAGCGTACCACGCGGTCGCTGATCGTGAAGGAGCAGGAGCTGATCTACATGAGCATGGAGATGCAGAACAAGGAGATTCAGCTGCGCAGCAAGGATATGGAGCTGCGCAGTAAGGACGAGGAGATCAAGAAGCTAAAGGAGATGCTTCGCTCGTACCAGGAGCGGGAAGAGAAGGcacaacaccaacagcaacagcaggacCTACAAGATGTGAGCAAACGACCGTAA